From one Thalassobaculum sp. OXR-137 genomic stretch:
- a CDS encoding LysR family transcriptional regulator, producing MRHLTTLLYIDAVARAGSIRKAADSLSITSTALNRRLLAIEEDLGVPIFERLPRGVRLNAAGELLIQHIRHQISDMARVRSQIADLSGERRGHVSIACSQAVLVYLPGQIARYRAEHPGVTFGVFRRDRAAAEQALVDHTADLALVFEPIRLAEFQTILTVRQQVHAMLSRDHPLARRESLRLRECLEYPIALPTQGYGVRHLLEIALVDSPIRLTPAIESDSFEFLRYQVITEGIVSFQIPIGLAQDSLPPGMVTVPIDERDVPTGLIYVGQLRGRTLPVAAARFADQLTKDLVEQYE from the coding sequence ATCCGCAAGGCGGCCGACAGCCTCTCGATCACCTCGACCGCGCTGAACCGCCGGTTGCTGGCCATCGAGGAGGATCTCGGGGTCCCCATCTTCGAGCGGCTGCCCCGGGGCGTGCGCCTGAACGCCGCCGGCGAGCTGCTGATCCAGCACATCCGCCATCAGATCTCCGACATGGCGCGGGTCCGCTCGCAGATCGCCGATCTGTCCGGAGAACGCCGGGGTCACGTCTCGATCGCCTGCAGCCAGGCGGTGCTCGTCTATCTGCCGGGGCAGATCGCCCGCTACCGGGCCGAGCATCCCGGCGTGACGTTCGGCGTTTTCCGACGCGACCGCGCCGCCGCCGAGCAGGCGCTGGTGGATCACACTGCCGATCTCGCCCTGGTCTTCGAACCGATCCGGCTGGCCGAATTCCAGACGATCCTCACCGTGCGCCAGCAGGTTCACGCCATGCTGTCGCGCGACCATCCGCTCGCCCGCCGGGAAAGCCTGCGACTGCGGGAATGCCTGGAATATCCGATCGCCCTGCCGACCCAGGGATACGGCGTGCGCCATCTGCTGGAAATCGCGCTGGTGGACTCGCCGATCCGGCTAACGCCGGCCATCGAGTCGGACAGTTTCGAATTCCTGCGCTACCAGGTGATCACGGAGGGGATCGTGTCGTTCCAGATCCCCATCGGCTTGGCGCAGGACAGTCTGCCGCCGGGCATGGTCACCGTCCCGATCGACGAGCGCGACGTGCCGACCGGCCTGATCTATGTCGGCCAGTTGCGCGGCCGCACCCTGCCGGTGGCCGCCGCCCGCTTCGCCGATCAGCTGACCAAGGATCTGGTCGAGCAGTACGAGTGA